One window of Flavobacterium dauae genomic DNA carries:
- a CDS encoding SusC/RagA family TonB-linked outer membrane protein, giving the protein MKKITFAALAVPLMWVLLLLLFSSNKLHAQETRILSGVVKSADGTPMEGVTVWQKDTDNGTQTNETGQYSLQITSGIPVIFEYLGYKTHTVKPAGNILNVTLQPDDDMLDEVVINAGYYSVKDKERTGSISKITSKEIGQQPVANPLAAMQGRMAGVNITQSSGTPGGGFDIQIRGRNSLRTEGNAPLYIVDGVPYASQSVSDHTLSSGVLSAGNVSPLNSLNPNDIESIEVLKDADATAIYGSRGANGVVLITTKKGNKETIQFSVSLNAMVSNASRFMKLMNTEQYLQMRRSAYANDGITEYPANAYDVNGTWDPDRYTDWQKKFIGNTAVSQNSRFSVGGGSANTQYLFSAGYRKDETVYGGDFGYDRKNVMLQVNHSSSNGRFSFSSNINGGFQNNRLMSTDLGRDMFMAPNAPSLYMPDGTLNWEDNTFENPMAKLNSKYSSQIADWIGNASFDYKITPVIKASLSTGFTMGNSKEKRTRPSSMYNPAYGVTPEFSMVSTSDASRNGWIIEPKISGDLDLGNNKLSFIVGSTFEERRNELLSLEADNFTSNYFIDNLSAAVNQRIIRDSETLYRYMAFYGRLNYTVNSKYILNLTGRRDGSSRFGANNRFANFGAVGGAWLFSREKALEEISWLSFGKLRGSYGIAGSDLIGDYQYLQAYAVDNSKYDDIPGIRPLKLYNPDFSWEQNRKMEIALELEFFNGTVAPSVSWYRNRSSNQLVGIPLPGTAGFNTLTGNLDAEVENTGWEFTLRTTNINSETFSWTTNFNISIPRNRLVAFPNLEQSAYAMEYVVGKSVYNKKLYHFEGVDTQTGIYRFTDVNNDGVLNDEDRTALVDTGVRSFGGFQNTFRYKNWSFDFLWQFVVQKGYNALYGLPITGIMHNMPVELTDTWTPDNTDAQYQRTTTGNMDVLQAYQRYKLSNAMISDASFLRLKNVSLQYRLPNTFLKGVTADIYLQAQNLITITKYFGSDPETLSTFVPTLRTVSFGCNMHF; this is encoded by the coding sequence ATGAAAAAAATTACTTTTGCAGCACTTGCTGTACCCCTTATGTGGGTGTTGCTCTTACTACTATTCAGCAGCAACAAACTGCACGCGCAGGAAACTCGTATTCTTAGCGGCGTAGTAAAAAGTGCCGACGGTACACCAATGGAAGGCGTAACCGTGTGGCAGAAAGATACAGACAATGGTACCCAAACCAATGAAACAGGACAGTATTCGCTTCAAATCACCAGCGGTATCCCCGTAATCTTTGAATACCTTGGTTACAAAACACACACCGTTAAACCGGCAGGCAATATACTCAATGTAACCTTGCAACCCGATGATGACATGCTTGACGAAGTAGTCATCAATGCCGGCTATTACAGCGTGAAAGACAAGGAGCGTACCGGAAGCATTTCAAAGATTACCAGTAAGGAAATCGGGCAGCAGCCCGTAGCCAACCCGCTGGCCGCAATGCAGGGACGTATGGCAGGGGTGAACATTACGCAGAGCAGCGGTACCCCCGGCGGCGGCTTCGATATACAGATCAGGGGTCGCAATAGTTTACGCACCGAGGGGAATGCACCCCTGTATATCGTTGACGGTGTTCCTTATGCTTCACAGTCGGTTTCGGATCATACGCTGTCTTCAGGAGTCCTTTCTGCGGGAAATGTAAGCCCGCTGAACAGTCTTAACCCGAATGATATTGAAAGTATTGAAGTGCTGAAAGATGCAGACGCAACAGCTATTTACGGTTCTAGAGGAGCAAACGGGGTGGTGCTTATTACTACAAAAAAAGGAAATAAGGAAACCATACAATTTTCTGTAAGCTTGAATGCCATGGTAAGTAACGCATCGCGTTTCATGAAGCTTATGAATACCGAACAATACCTTCAGATGAGGAGGAGTGCCTACGCCAATGACGGTATTACCGAATATCCTGCCAATGCTTATGATGTCAACGGCACATGGGATCCTGATCGTTATACCGACTGGCAGAAAAAATTTATAGGAAACACTGCTGTTTCACAAAACAGCAGGTTTTCTGTTGGTGGCGGGTCTGCCAATACGCAATATCTTTTTAGCGCAGGCTACAGAAAAGATGAAACTGTGTATGGTGGTGATTTTGGTTACGACAGAAAAAATGTAATGCTGCAGGTAAACCATTCCTCTTCTAACGGAAGGTTTTCTTTTAGTTCTAACATTAATGGCGGTTTTCAGAATAACAGGCTTATGAGTACCGATCTGGGCAGGGATATGTTTATGGCACCAAATGCTCCGTCACTTTACATGCCGGACGGTACTCTGAATTGGGAAGATAATACCTTTGAAAACCCAATGGCAAAACTGAATTCTAAATACAGTTCGCAAATAGCGGATTGGATTGGTAATGCATCTTTCGATTATAAAATTACTCCCGTTATAAAAGCTTCTTTAAGCACAGGCTTTACAATGGGTAATTCTAAAGAAAAAAGAACAAGACCATCAAGCATGTACAATCCCGCTTATGGAGTAACACCTGAATTTTCAATGGTCAGCACGTCCGATGCATCAAGAAACGGCTGGATCATAGAACCTAAAATTAGTGGTGATCTTGATTTGGGAAACAATAAATTGAGCTTTATAGTAGGTAGTACTTTTGAAGAACGCAGGAACGAACTGCTGAGTTTGGAGGCTGATAATTTTACAAGCAATTATTTTATAGACAACCTAAGTGCGGCTGTAAACCAGCGCATCATTCGTGATTCTGAAACGCTTTACAGGTATATGGCTTTTTATGGACGTTTGAACTATACGGTAAACAGTAAATATATTCTGAATTTGACGGGCAGGAGGGATGGTTCCAGCCGCTTTGGTGCTAATAACCGTTTTGCAAATTTTGGTGCTGTGGGTGGTGCATGGCTTTTCAGCCGTGAAAAAGCATTAGAGGAAATTTCCTGGCTTTCTTTCGGAAAACTTCGTGGAAGTTACGGTATTGCCGGAAGCGACCTTATAGGTGATTACCAGTATCTGCAGGCATACGCTGTAGACAATAGTAAGTATGATGACATACCGGGAATTAGACCACTGAAACTTTACAATCCGGACTTCAGTTGGGAGCAAAACCGCAAAATGGAAATAGCATTGGAACTGGAATTTTTTAACGGTACGGTAGCACCATCCGTATCATGGTACCGCAACCGATCGTCAAATCAATTGGTGGGAATTCCCCTACCGGGTACTGCAGGATTTAATACGCTTACAGGAAACCTTGATGCCGAAGTAGAAAATACAGGTTGGGAATTTACTTTAAGAACTACAAACATAAACAGTGAAACGTTTTCGTGGACAACAAATTTTAATATCAGCATCCCGCGTAACAGGCTGGTAGCATTTCCTAATTTGGAGCAGTCTGCGTATGCGATGGAGTATGTGGTGGGTAAGTCTGTTTATAACAAAAAACTTTACCATTTTGAGGGTGTGGATACTCAAACAGGAATCTATAGGTTTACAGATGTGAACAATGACGGAGTACTGAACGACGAAGATCGTACAGCTTTGGTCGATACGGGAGTACGAAGCTTCGGAGGCTTTCAGAATACCTTCAGATATAAAAACTGGAGTTTTGATTTTCTGTGGCAGTTTGTAGTACAGAAAGGTTACAACGCCCTATACGGGCTGCCAATAACCGGAATTATGCATAATATGCCTGTTGAGCTTACAGATACCTGGACCCCCGATAATACCGATGCCCAATATCAACGGACAACTACCGGTAATATGGATGTGCTGCAGGCTTATCAGAGATATAAGTTGAGCAATGCCATGATTTCGGATGCTTCCTTTTTAAGGCTTAAAAATGTAAGTCTGCAATACCGTCTGCCAAACACTTTTCTTAAGGGAGTAACAGCAGATATTTATTTGCAGGCACAAAACCTTATAACAATTACGAAGTATTTCGGTAGCGATCCGGAAACCTTAAGCACTTTTGTTCCAACCTTGCGTACGGTATCGTTTGGTTGTAACATGCACTTTTAA
- a CDS encoding ATP-dependent nuclease — MKIIEYRIRNYKAVKDTSIKLNYSLNPIIGVNESGKTTILSAILAFDKNRDKVNSGNHLEFKNKYSTGATKDSKITATLILDKSELADLKKVLNLKSETLDYEHLLKITDKTPFVLTRELSSLDKEYTLEDEIFSEKNKKTIIIYLLKNLPYILYFDDFTDRVPEEIVFKEDYKTTGKLAFSKNREWQEIIVEIFRRAEVEGIDDDENPLKSFFLLTDKDQKDDILSDIEDVLNKEIIDEWKRIKKSGFKNFADDSDNLSLELKCEDNIFTFKVRDKSNKEKKRTFNVSERSKGFQWFFNYMIKLKFNPRYKFKKENSIFLLDEPGSYLHSSAQSELLKELKSVSEKNTIVYCTHSQYLLNPKTIKLGSIKIAEKENSTINLIEYGKYRSKDDRGALSTVYQALNVNFTNDFVGKIVITEGITDFYFFELIKRYTKLFKNDFQIIAGAGSGNSTNLISVGLSFSENFVVLFDNDEGAKALKKYKKEFGDNIMNHFHLYDTTKRFALEDFICKKDKIKLEEITGTSDMKRALAILFYDLSPEVQKSFIQKLDKETLGSLKSTIEVINNL, encoded by the coding sequence ATGAAAATCATCGAATATAGAATAAGAAATTATAAAGCAGTAAAAGACACTTCTATAAAGCTAAATTATTCTTTAAACCCTATTATCGGAGTAAATGAATCTGGAAAAACAACAATTTTAAGCGCTATTTTAGCTTTCGATAAAAATAGAGATAAAGTTAATTCAGGAAATCATTTAGAATTTAAAAATAAATACTCAACTGGAGCAACTAAAGATAGTAAGATAACTGCGACACTTATTTTAGATAAAAGTGAACTAGCTGATTTAAAAAAAGTTTTAAATTTAAAAAGTGAAACTCTAGATTACGAACATTTATTAAAAATCACAGACAAAACTCCATTTGTTTTAACTAGAGAATTATCTTCACTTGATAAAGAATATACACTTGAAGATGAAATATTTTCAGAAAAAAATAAAAAAACAATAATTATTTATTTATTAAAAAACTTACCATATATTCTTTATTTTGATGATTTCACTGATAGAGTTCCCGAAGAAATTGTCTTTAAAGAAGATTACAAAACAACAGGTAAATTAGCATTTTCTAAAAATAGAGAATGGCAAGAGATAATTGTCGAAATTTTTAGGAGAGCTGAAGTAGAAGGTATTGATGATGATGAAAATCCTCTAAAATCATTTTTCCTTTTAACTGATAAAGATCAAAAAGATGATATTTTAAGTGATATTGAAGATGTTCTAAATAAAGAAATTATTGATGAATGGAAAAGGATTAAGAAGAGTGGGTTTAAAAATTTTGCCGACGATAGCGATAACCTATCACTTGAGCTAAAATGTGAAGATAATATTTTTACATTCAAAGTCAGAGATAAATCAAACAAGGAAAAGAAGAGAACTTTTAATGTTAGTGAAAGAAGTAAAGGATTTCAATGGTTCTTTAACTACATGATTAAACTAAAATTTAATCCTAGATATAAGTTTAAAAAAGAAAATTCAATTTTTTTATTAGATGAACCAGGGTCGTATTTACATTCATCTGCACAAAGTGAGTTATTAAAAGAGCTTAAAAGTGTTTCAGAAAAGAATACTATAGTTTACTGTACACATTCCCAATATTTACTAAATCCGAAAACTATTAAATTGGGTAGCATAAAAATTGCAGAAAAAGAAAATTCTACAATAAATTTAATTGAATATGGGAAATATAGAAGTAAAGATGACAGAGGAGCCTTAAGTACAGTTTATCAAGCATTAAATGTTAACTTCACTAATGATTTTGTAGGAAAAATAGTTATAACTGAAGGTATAACTGACTTTTACTTTTTTGAATTAATAAAACGATATACAAAACTATTTAAGAATGATTTTCAGATAATTGCGGGGGCTGGATCTGGGAACTCTACAAACTTAATTTCGGTAGGTTTATCTTTTTCAGAAAACTTTGTTGTTTTATTTGATAATGATGAAGGAGCAAAGGCTTTGAAAAAATACAAAAAAGAATTTGGAGATAACATTATGAATCATTTTCATCTATACGATACTACAAAAAGATTCGCACTTGAAGATTTTATTTGTAAAAAAGATAAAATTAAACTAGAAGAAATTACAGGGACTAGTGATATGAAACGAGCTTTAGCTATATTATTCTACGATTTATCACCAGAAGTACAGAAGAGTTTTATTC